A region from the Polaribacter sp. Hel1_33_78 genome encodes:
- the tsaD gene encoding tRNA (adenosine(37)-N6)-threonylcarbamoyltransferase complex transferase subunit TsaD encodes MEKSVYILGIESSCDDTSASVIYNGKVLSNVVANQEVHSKYGGVVPELASRAHQQNIVPVVQQALEQANIKKEKLSAIAFTKGPGLMGSLLVGTSFAKSLALGLKIPLIDVNHMQAHILAHFINDEQNKIPVFPFICLTISGGHTQIVKVSDHFKMEILGETIDDAVGEAFDKSAKILGLPYPGGPLIDKYAKLGNSKAYKFTKPKVGDLDFSFSGLKTGILYFIQKQQRINPKFIEENLGDICASIQDTIVEILMDKLKNAVKHTGIKQIAIAGGVSANSEIRSRLKLAEKHFGWTTYIPKFEFTTDNAAMIAITGYLKYLNQNYADVSVTAKARLKVTE; translated from the coding sequence ATGGAAAAATCAGTTTATATTTTAGGAATAGAATCTTCTTGTGATGACACAAGCGCTTCGGTAATTTACAATGGAAAAGTATTAAGCAATGTTGTTGCAAATCAAGAAGTGCACTCTAAATATGGAGGAGTAGTCCCAGAATTAGCCTCTAGAGCCCATCAACAAAATATTGTCCCCGTTGTACAACAAGCTTTAGAACAAGCTAATATTAAGAAAGAAAAATTATCTGCGATTGCATTTACGAAAGGCCCAGGTTTAATGGGGTCTTTGCTGGTTGGTACATCCTTTGCAAAATCTTTAGCATTAGGTTTAAAAATTCCTCTCATAGACGTAAATCATATGCAAGCTCACATTTTAGCACATTTTATAAATGACGAGCAAAATAAAATTCCTGTTTTTCCTTTTATATGTTTAACCATTAGCGGAGGGCATACACAAATTGTAAAAGTTTCTGATCATTTTAAAATGGAAATTTTAGGAGAAACTATTGATGATGCCGTTGGTGAAGCTTTTGATAAATCAGCAAAAATTTTAGGACTACCCTATCCTGGAGGTCCTTTAATAGATAAATATGCGAAATTAGGAAACTCGAAAGCATATAAATTTACCAAGCCCAAAGTAGGCGATTTAGATTTTAGTTTTAGTGGTTTAAAAACAGGAATTCTCTATTTTATACAAAAACAACAAAGAATAAATCCGAAATTTATTGAAGAAAACTTGGGCGATATTTGTGCTTCTATCCAAGATACAATTGTAGAAATTTTGATGGATAAATTAAAAAATGCGGTAAAACATACAGGTATAAAACAGATTGCTATAGCTGGCGGTGTTTCGGCAAATTCAGAAATTAGAAGCAGACTAAAATTAGCCGAAAAACATTTTGGATGGACAACCTATATCCCTAAATTTGAATTCACAACAGACAATGCTGCAATGATTGCTATTACTGGATATTTAAAATATTTAAATCAAAATTATGCTGATGTTTCTGTAACTGCAAAAGCACGTTTAAAAGTTACAGAGTAA
- a CDS encoding LTA synthase family protein gives MRNLQNRLLSNLYYFLFWIVYFIFARLFFLVYYFEKSQDLGLTTTIKTFFYGLQLDASFAAYISFVPFLLICSSIIIEAKIIFKIIKWYTILVLLFINLMLLIDAGLYQAWGVRVDTSLLPYLNTPQLMISSASTFQLISGGLSWILISYTFIKLFEKIQNKNSKKINFGSWLEIPLFLLITAALIIPLRGGFQTIPVNQSNVYFSNKMFANHASVNFIWNFFNTLTHKSDGTNLYKYFDDDTAINIINKTKNQLLTANTDSILNTSRPNVILILWESLPAKIVGALGGEPDVTPNLNKFSKEGILFTNFYANGDRTDKGIPAVLSGYYPPPVRRIMRMPNKTRSLPMLPKKMIDLGYKTSFYYGGDLNFGNMNTYLRNAGITDFVDGNEFDKKDWNSKWGAYDHVFMKRFAKDLSTKQATPFFKIALTLTSHEPYEIKGKYKFGKDTEDNKFRSAHHYTDQVIGDFIKFAKKQDWYKNTLIVIMSDHGHSSPKHVGPYFSPKKFRIPMLWLGGAINKQHKEIHTIASQVDFSYTLLDLLKEDNKDFIFGKNIFNTSDAQFAHYTFNKGFGTLTKNSLFLYDYVSKKSILETGENSKKLDSLGKAITQNSYEDFLQRK, from the coding sequence ATGAGAAATTTACAGAACAGACTATTATCTAACTTATATTACTTTCTTTTTTGGATCGTATATTTTATTTTTGCAAGATTATTTTTTCTAGTTTATTATTTTGAAAAATCACAAGATCTTGGTTTAACAACAACTATAAAAACCTTCTTTTATGGTTTACAATTAGACGCTTCATTTGCAGCTTATATCTCTTTTGTTCCTTTTTTACTAATATGCTCCTCAATAATTATTGAAGCCAAAATTATCTTCAAAATTATAAAGTGGTACACCATTCTCGTCCTATTATTCATTAATTTAATGTTATTAATTGATGCTGGATTATATCAGGCATGGGGCGTTCGTGTCGACACATCACTTTTACCCTATTTAAATACACCTCAATTAATGATTTCTTCAGCATCAACTTTTCAGTTGATTTCTGGCGGACTTTCTTGGATTTTGATATCCTATACTTTTATCAAATTATTTGAAAAAATACAAAATAAAAATAGTAAAAAAATCAACTTTGGAAGTTGGTTAGAAATTCCACTTTTTTTGCTAATCACAGCAGCTTTAATTATTCCCTTGAGAGGCGGGTTTCAAACCATCCCTGTAAATCAAAGTAATGTATATTTTTCTAATAAAATGTTTGCAAATCATGCTTCAGTAAATTTTATTTGGAACTTTTTTAACACACTTACGCACAAATCTGACGGCACAAATCTTTATAAATATTTTGATGATGACACTGCGATTAACATTATCAACAAAACAAAAAATCAGCTCTTAACAGCAAATACAGATTCAATTTTAAATACCTCTAGACCTAATGTCATTTTAATTCTTTGGGAAAGTTTACCTGCAAAAATTGTTGGCGCTTTAGGCGGGGAACCGGATGTAACTCCTAATTTAAATAAATTCTCCAAAGAAGGAATTTTATTTACTAATTTTTATGCAAATGGAGATAGAACCGATAAAGGAATTCCTGCTGTTTTAAGTGGTTACTATCCACCACCGGTAAGAAGAATTATGCGCATGCCTAATAAAACTAGAAGCTTGCCAATGTTACCGAAGAAGATGATAGATTTAGGGTATAAAACCTCTTTTTATTATGGAGGAGATTTAAATTTCGGCAATATGAACACATATTTAAGAAATGCAGGAATTACCGATTTTGTTGACGGAAATGAATTTGATAAAAAAGATTGGAACTCAAAATGGGGAGCGTATGACCATGTTTTCATGAAACGATTTGCAAAAGATTTATCAACCAAACAAGCAACACCTTTTTTTAAAATAGCTCTTACTTTAACGAGTCATGAACCTTATGAAATTAAAGGCAAGTACAAATTCGGGAAAGACACGGAAGATAATAAATTTAGAAGTGCACATCATTATACCGATCAAGTAATTGGTGATTTCATAAAGTTTGCAAAAAAACAAGATTGGTATAAAAACACATTAATCGTTATTATGTCTGATCATGGACACAGTTCTCCAAAACATGTAGGTCCTTATTTTTCTCCTAAAAAATTTAGAATTCCGATGTTATGGCTAGGTGGTGCAATCAATAAGCAGCATAAAGAGATACATACAATTGCCAGTCAAGTGGACTTTTCTTACACCCTGTTAGACTTATTAAAAGAAGACAACAAAGATTTTATTTTCGGAAAAAACATCTTTAATACTTCCGATGCACAGTTTGCTCATTATACTTTTAATAAAGGCTTTGGCACACTCACAAAGAATAGTCTTTTTCTGTATGATTATGTGAGTAAAAAATCAATTTTAGAAACCGGTGAGAATTCAAAAAAACTAGATTCTCTGGGAAAAGCTATTACCCAAAACTCGTATGAGGATTTTTTACAAAGGAAATAA
- the pfkA gene encoding 6-phosphofructokinase: MMKKIRKIGVMTSGGDSPGMNAAIRSVVRTCAFYGIECAGIYRGYQGMIEGDFIELNARSVKGIINKGGTFLKSARSKDFRTKEGREEAHKQLKKANIDALVVIGGDGSFTGGLVFNQEFGFPVMGIPGTIDNDIAGTSHTLGYDTTLNTVVDVIDKIRDTASSHNRLFFVEVMGRDVGHIALNVGVGAGAEEILIPEEDLGLERLLESLRRSKESGKSSSIVIVAEGDRIGKNVFELKDYVEENLPEYEVRVSVLGHMQRGGSPSCFDRVLASRMGVKAVESLLEGKSNLMVGLINDKITVTPLEKAIKGQSKINKELIRVSDIMSV, translated from the coding sequence ATTATGAAGAAAATTAGAAAAATAGGAGTCATGACTTCTGGAGGAGACTCTCCTGGAATGAATGCAGCAATTAGGTCTGTTGTAAGAACATGTGCTTTTTATGGTATAGAATGTGCAGGTATTTATCGAGGATACCAAGGAATGATTGAAGGTGATTTTATAGAATTAAATGCGCGTAGTGTAAAAGGTATTATTAATAAAGGAGGAACTTTTTTGAAATCTGCAAGATCAAAGGATTTTAGAACCAAAGAAGGTAGAGAAGAAGCACACAAGCAATTAAAAAAAGCGAATATAGATGCTTTAGTTGTTATTGGTGGAGATGGAAGTTTTACTGGGGGATTAGTATTTAACCAAGAATTTGGTTTCCCGGTCATGGGAATTCCAGGAACTATTGATAATGACATTGCAGGAACTTCTCATACATTAGGTTATGACACAACTTTAAATACAGTTGTAGATGTAATTGACAAAATTAGAGATACAGCATCATCTCACAATAGATTGTTTTTTGTAGAGGTAATGGGCAGAGATGTAGGTCACATTGCATTAAATGTTGGTGTAGGAGCTGGAGCAGAAGAAATTTTAATTCCAGAAGAAGATTTAGGCTTAGAACGTTTGTTAGAGTCTTTAAGAAGAAGTAAAGAATCTGGAAAGTCTTCTAGTATTGTTATTGTTGCTGAAGGAGATAGAATTGGTAAAAACGTTTTTGAATTAAAAGATTACGTAGAAGAAAATTTGCCAGAATACGAAGTTAGGGTTTCTGTTTTAGGACATATGCAAAGAGGGGGTTCTCCTTCTTGTTTTGATAGAGTCCTTGCCAGTAGAATGGGAGTAAAAGCAGTAGAAAGTTTGTTAGAAGGTAAATCAAATTTAATGGTTGGTTTAATAAATGATAAAATTACTGTGACGCCCTTAGAAAAAGCAATAAAAGGACAATCAAAAATAAATAAAGAATTAATAAGAGTTTCAGATATAATGTCTGTTTAG
- a CDS encoding translocation/assembly module TamB domain-containing protein has product MISILLSIPAVQTKIGNYVTKRINKNLGTNLNIEKIDLSFLGSVQLKGVEIRDHHKDTLIFVKRLSTSLLNAKKIIENEVNLESVSLDGANYHMKTYKGEEDDNMSIFIASFDDGTLKDSLSNPFILRASNVYVNELNFKIINANNKDSINYAVKNIGGNLQNLAIVGPSVAIDIRGLYFSDLFGLEVTNLTTNFSYSPNAMHFKNTRLQTKKTNIKGNIDFIYKREDLKYFNDKVKIKARFGKSKIAIEDIQKFYKELSGNDILDFQGNVTGQLNNFDLTKLNISSRSGIKVQGKLSFVNSIANERGFVFDGDLTNLTATYKELKNILPNVLGQNLPTEFDKFGKFTLKGKVRVTPDKMQATVNVSSEIGAAIADLQISNVGDIDYAKYNGEIELNNFDLGYFFNDPLFGTISLKGDVIGSGFKIDNIMTSFIGEVSEFQFKNYTYKNIAANGQYQNNKFDGDLIIADDNFKMNFKGLADLSSAIHKFDFRSDIEYLNLRETNLFIRDSIAELKGKIELDIEGNTFDDIIGNAIFKNVFYTNQKKEFSFKEFKVSSSLKDSIKRIDVESKDIANGYITGKFTFSELPKVAQNALGSIYSNYQSFEVAPNQFLDFNFTVYNQIVNVFFPEIYIDDKTKIKGKVKSNKNQLKLTFLSPRIDLYGNELKDVLLRTDNQNPLYNSHLTASEFNTKYYNVSKLNLLNLTQNDTLFFKSVFTGGKTKNENFNLDFFYTINPEAKSVIGFQKSTFVFKNNAWEINPNKENPDKIIFDLKKNEFNFSKFKLVSGEQKVEFTGKLKGDSEKMLLADFTKVKLQSFLPEIDSLSLKGKVSGNIDFVQKDKVYNPEAVLVIKDFEVNDFKQGELAINIKGDNSFEEYNVDLFINNDKVKSIAATGAIDFSNSRPLIDLDVYLEEYALEAFSPLGKDVISSIRGSVSGNFNLKGFLRNPDMEGTLRLKNAGLKFPYLNIDYDFEGESIISLMQQSFILEDIKLQDIKHKTKGRLLGSISHQNFEKWFLDLEIDTNNLLVLDTQDKEEASYFGTAFMNGTASISGLTDQLTIDINAKTNPGTKFVVPLKDIETVNSYKLIYFKSNKILVEDKQREIAQEALKGLSLNIDIEVTKDAEAQVVIDEINGSQLTGRGSGNLQIRINTRGKFNMFGDYTINSGVYDFKYGGIINKPFVIQKGGTVSWNGDPYEANLDVTAIYKAKANPAILLENFSSNRKEEIDLVTKITGGLFSSKQELDIELTNVDPTIASELEFILNDNDVNEKTTQFISLLAFGTFRNPDVVNFDVNNTLTSTASSAIAAAFSSLLNSPDSKFQLGVDYQQGERGNDVDRLNIDNQVDVSVSTQVSDRVIINGKVGVPVGAQTQSSVVGEVKVEVLLNKEGNFRGTIFNRQNEIQYSAEEEGYTQGVGLSYQVNFNNLSGLFTKIGLRNKSKNKKIKKLKKDSLNLKANKLINLNKNN; this is encoded by the coding sequence TTGATTAGTATTTTACTTTCCATACCTGCAGTGCAAACTAAAATAGGAAATTATGTAACCAAAAGAATCAACAAAAATTTGGGTACAAATCTCAATATTGAAAAAATAGATTTATCTTTTTTGGGAAGTGTGCAATTAAAAGGCGTTGAAATAAGAGATCATCATAAGGACACTTTGATTTTTGTAAAAAGATTAAGTACTTCACTTTTAAACGCAAAAAAAATTATAGAAAATGAAGTAAACTTAGAAAGTGTTTCTCTAGATGGTGCAAATTACCATATGAAAACCTACAAGGGTGAAGAAGACGATAATATGTCAATATTTATTGCTTCTTTTGACGATGGTACCCTGAAAGACTCTTTAAGTAACCCCTTTATTTTAAGGGCATCAAATGTGTATGTGAATGAATTAAATTTCAAAATAATTAATGCGAATAATAAAGATTCTATAAATTATGCTGTTAAAAATATTGGAGGAAATTTACAAAATTTAGCAATTGTTGGACCTAGTGTTGCAATAGATATTCGAGGTTTATATTTTTCTGATTTATTCGGGTTAGAAGTTACTAATTTAACTACAAACTTCTCTTATTCCCCTAATGCAATGCATTTTAAAAATACGAGACTTCAAACAAAAAAAACAAATATTAAGGGAAATATTGATTTCATTTACAAAAGAGAAGATTTAAAATACTTTAATGATAAAGTAAAGATTAAAGCTCGTTTTGGTAAAAGTAAAATTGCAATAGAAGACATTCAGAAATTTTACAAAGAACTAAGTGGAAATGATATTTTAGATTTTCAAGGAAATGTTACTGGTCAGCTAAATAATTTTGACTTAACAAAGCTTAACATCTCTTCTAGAAGTGGAATAAAAGTTCAAGGAAAGTTATCATTTGTAAATTCGATAGCAAATGAAAGAGGTTTTGTTTTTGATGGGGATTTAACCAATTTAACAGCAACTTATAAAGAGTTGAAAAATATTTTACCAAACGTTTTAGGTCAAAATTTACCAACAGAATTTGATAAATTTGGTAAATTTACCTTAAAAGGAAAAGTAAGAGTTACCCCAGATAAAATGCAGGCAACTGTAAATGTAAGTTCAGAAATTGGCGCTGCCATTGCTGATTTACAAATTTCCAATGTTGGAGATATAGATTATGCAAAATATAATGGTGAAATAGAATTAAATAATTTTGATCTTGGATACTTTTTTAATGATCCGTTGTTTGGCACTATTTCTTTAAAAGGTGATGTAATTGGGAGTGGTTTTAAGATAGATAATATCATGACTTCGTTTATTGGTGAAGTTTCTGAATTTCAATTTAAAAATTATACTTACAAGAATATTGCGGCTAATGGGCAGTATCAAAACAATAAATTTGATGGAGACTTAATTATTGCAGATGACAATTTTAAAATGAATTTTAAAGGGTTAGCAGATTTGTCCTCTGCAATTCATAAATTCGATTTTAGGTCGGATATTGAATATTTAAACCTTAGAGAAACAAATCTTTTTATTAGAGATAGTATTGCTGAATTAAAAGGTAAAATTGAGCTGGATATAGAAGGTAATACTTTTGATGACATTATTGGAAATGCTATTTTTAAAAATGTTTTTTATACGAATCAAAAAAAAGAATTTAGTTTTAAAGAATTTAAAGTTTCCTCTTCTCTAAAAGATAGTATAAAAAGAATTGATGTTGAATCGAAAGATATTGCAAATGGATACATAACAGGTAAGTTTACCTTTTCGGAATTACCAAAAGTTGCACAAAATGCTTTGGGTAGTATTTATTCGAATTATCAAAGTTTTGAGGTTGCTCCAAATCAGTTTTTAGATTTTAATTTTACAGTTTACAATCAAATCGTAAATGTGTTTTTTCCAGAAATTTATATCGATGATAAAACTAAAATTAAAGGAAAAGTTAAATCGAATAAAAATCAATTAAAACTAACATTTTTATCACCTAGAATAGATTTATATGGTAATGAATTGAAAGATGTTTTATTAAGGACAGACAATCAAAATCCTCTCTATAATTCGCATTTAACAGCATCAGAGTTTAATACTAAATATTATAATGTATCTAAGTTAAATTTATTAAATTTAACTCAAAATGATACCTTATTTTTTAAATCTGTATTTACTGGAGGAAAAACGAAAAATGAAAACTTTAACTTGGATTTTTTCTATACGATCAATCCAGAAGCAAAATCCGTAATTGGGTTTCAAAAATCAACTTTTGTTTTTAAAAATAATGCTTGGGAAATTAATCCCAATAAAGAAAATCCGGATAAAATTATTTTTGATTTAAAAAAGAATGAATTTAATTTCAGCAAATTTAAATTAGTTTCAGGAGAGCAAAAAGTCGAATTTACAGGAAAGTTGAAAGGGGATTCAGAAAAGATGTTATTAGCCGATTTTACAAAAGTAAAATTACAAAGCTTTTTGCCAGAAATTGATAGTTTGTCTTTAAAAGGAAAAGTTTCTGGGAACATAGATTTTGTTCAAAAAGATAAGGTCTATAATCCTGAAGCAGTTTTAGTTATAAAGGATTTTGAGGTAAATGATTTTAAACAAGGAGAATTAGCAATCAATATTAAAGGAGATAATTCTTTTGAGGAGTACAATGTAGATTTATTTATTAATAATGATAAAGTAAAAAGTATTGCAGCTACTGGAGCTATAGATTTCTCTAATTCAAGACCGCTAATAGATTTAGATGTTTATTTAGAAGAATATGCTTTAGAAGCCTTTAGTCCTTTAGGAAAAGATGTAATTTCATCTATAAGAGGAAGTGTTTCAGGGAATTTTAATCTAAAAGGGTTTTTAAGAAACCCGGATATGGAAGGAACTTTACGTCTTAAAAATGCAGGTTTAAAATTTCCTTATTTAAATATAGATTATGATTTTGAAGGTGAATCCATTATTTCTTTGATGCAGCAATCTTTTATTTTAGAAGACATAAAATTACAAGATATAAAGCATAAAACTAAAGGTAGATTATTGGGTAGTATTTCTCATCAAAATTTTGAAAAGTGGTTTTTAGATTTAGAAATTGATACGAATAATTTATTGGTTTTGGATACACAAGACAAAGAAGAAGCTAGCTATTTTGGGACAGCTTTTATGAATGGAACGGCAAGTATTTCTGGCTTAACAGATCAATTAACTATAGATATAAATGCGAAAACTAATCCAGGAACTAAGTTTGTAGTGCCTTTAAAAGATATTGAGACAGTAAATAGTTACAAGTTAATTTATTTTAAGTCCAATAAAATATTAGTTGAAGATAAGCAAAGAGAGATAGCTCAAGAAGCCTTAAAAGGCTTGTCTTTAAATATTGATATAGAAGTAACAAAGGATGCGGAAGCACAAGTTGTAATTGATGAGATTAATGGAAGCCAGTTAACGGGAAGAGGCTCTGGTAATTTACAAATAAGAATTAATACTAGAGGGAAGTTTAATATGTTTGGAGACTATACTATAAATAGTGGTGTATATGATTTTAAATATGGAGGTATCATTAATAAGCCTTTTGTAATTCAAAAAGGAGGAACAGTCTCTTGGAACGGAGATCCTTATGAAGCTAATTTGGATGTTACAGCAATTTATAAGGCCAAAGCAAACCCTGCAATCTTATTAGAAAATTTTAGCTCAAATAGAAAGGAAGAAATAGATTTAGTAACTAAAATTACGGGAGGTTTATTTAGTTCTAAACAAGAATTAGATATCGAATTAACAAATGTAGATCCAACAATTGCAAGTGAATTAGAGTTTATTTTAAATGATAATGATGTAAATGAAAAAACTACTCAATTTATTTCGTTATTAGCTTTTGGAACATTTAGAAATCCTGATGTAGTCAATTTTGATGTAAATAACACCTTAACAAGCACAGCCTCAAGTGCAATTGCTGCAGCATTTTCTAGTTTATTAAATAGTCCAGATAGTAAATTTCAACTAGGGGTGGATTATCAGCAAGGAGAAAGAGGAAATGATGTTGATCGTTTAAATATAGACAATCAAGTAGATGTGTCTGTAAGTACTCAAGTTAGTGATAGGGTAATTATTAATGGTAAAGTTGGAGTGCCCGTTGGAGCACAAACACAGTCTAGTGTTGTAGGTGAAGTAAAAGTTGAAGTATTACTAAATAAAGAAGGTAATTTTAGAGGAACCATTTTTAATCGTCAGAATGAAATACAATACTCGGCAGAAGAAGAGGGTTACACACAAGGTGTTGGTTTATCTTATCAAGTAAATTTCAATAATTTATCTGGATTATTTACTAAAATTGGTTTGAGGAATAAATCAAAGAATAAAAAGATTAAAAAATTAAAAAAAGATTCCTTAAACCTCAAAGCAAATAAGTTAATTAATTTAAACAAAAATAATTAA
- a CDS encoding Rid family detoxifying hydrolase, with protein MKKIITTAKAPAPIGPYNQAVLSGNTLYTSGQIAINPENGELVLDSIKVETKQVMENMKEVLAAAEMTFENVIKTSIFISDMNNFSEINAVYGSYFNEETAPARETVEVANLPKFVNVEISAIAIK; from the coding sequence ATGAAAAAAATAATAACAACGGCAAAGGCACCGGCCCCAATTGGACCTTATAATCAAGCAGTTTTAAGCGGAAATACTTTATACACTTCTGGACAAATTGCAATTAACCCTGAAAATGGAGAGTTGGTTTTAGATTCTATTAAAGTTGAAACAAAACAAGTGATGGAAAATATGAAAGAAGTTTTAGCGGCTGCAGAAATGACTTTTGAAAATGTTATAAAAACCTCTATCTTTATTTCAGATATGAATAATTTTTCAGAGATAAATGCTGTCTATGGAAGTTATTTTAATGAAGAAACAGCGCCTGCAAGAGAAACCGTAGAAGTAGCAAACTTACCTAAATTTGTAAATGTAGAAATTAGCGCTATAGCAATTAAGTAG
- the gap gene encoding type I glyceraldehyde-3-phosphate dehydrogenase, with protein sequence MIKVGINGFGRIGRLAFRSSVLRDNVQVVAINDLLDVDYLAYMLKYDSVHGKFDGTVEVKDGKLVVNGNEIRITAERDPANLKWDEIGAEYVIESTGFFLTEETAGKHLQAGAKKVVLSAPSKDHTPMFVMGVNNTELTADQQIFSNASCTTNCLSPIAKVLNDNWGISEGLMTTVHAATATQKTVDGPSMKDWRGGRSAIHNIIPSSTGAAKAVGKVIPALNGKLTGMAFRVPTMDVSVVDLTVKLEKPATYAEICAAMKAASESGSMKGVLGYTEELVVSQDFVGDTRTSIFDANAGIALNENFVKIVSWYDNEMGYSTKIVDLIEYSASL encoded by the coding sequence ATGATTAAAGTAGGAATTAACGGATTTGGAAGAATAGGAAGATTAGCATTTAGATCTTCTGTTTTAAGAGATAATGTTCAGGTAGTAGCGATAAATGATTTATTGGATGTAGATTATTTAGCTTACATGCTAAAATACGATTCAGTTCACGGTAAATTTGATGGAACTGTTGAAGTAAAAGATGGTAAATTAGTTGTAAACGGAAATGAAATCAGAATTACAGCAGAAAGAGATCCAGCAAATTTAAAATGGGATGAAATTGGTGCTGAATACGTAATTGAATCTACCGGGTTTTTCTTAACAGAAGAAACTGCAGGGAAACATTTACAAGCTGGTGCTAAGAAAGTAGTATTATCTGCTCCTTCTAAAGATCACACACCAATGTTTGTAATGGGTGTAAATAATACAGAATTAACAGCCGATCAACAAATTTTCTCTAATGCGTCTTGTACCACAAATTGTTTATCTCCTATTGCTAAAGTACTGAATGACAATTGGGGAATTTCTGAAGGTTTGATGACAACTGTTCACGCTGCTACGGCAACTCAAAAAACAGTCGATGGTCCTTCTATGAAAGATTGGAGAGGTGGACGTTCTGCTATACATAACATTATTCCTTCTTCTACTGGAGCTGCCAAAGCCGTAGGTAAAGTAATTCCAGCTTTAAATGGGAAATTAACAGGTATGGCGTTTAGAGTTCCAACTATGGATGTTTCTGTTGTAGATTTAACAGTTAAATTAGAAAAACCAGCTACTTATGCAGAGATTTGTGCAGCAATGAAAGCAGCTTCTGAAAGTGGTTCTATGAAGGGTGTTTTGGGGTATACTGAAGAGTTAGTAGTTTCTCAAGATTTTGTTGGAGATACTCGTACTTCAATTTTTGACGCTAATGCAGGAATTGCATTAAACGAAAACTTTGTAAAAATTGTTTCTTGGTACGATAATGAAATGGGTTATTCAACTAAAATCGTTGATTTAATTGAATATTCTGCTTCTTTGTAA